CCGTGCGAAACGGCTGCGGGTCTCCTCCGCGATATCCTGCCACTGCCGTAGGCGGAACGCACCCTCGTCGCGAAACCGGAAGAGAATTCGCGCGCCCGCTTCCGCGGTGCGCGCAGGTATGGGAGAAACCCCTGCGTGATTCAGGTAAATGAACTTCTCCGTCACCGGAAACTCGGCCTTCCGGATGGGAGCGACATCGATCGGCAACGGACCCCCCCTTTGGCGGCGATACCCCATGGCCTCCTCTTTAAACGAACTTCCGCTGCGAGGGGCGCCGGGCAAATTAAGATATAATAGCGCGATGGCGTGGACAGACCAAGACATCCTTCGATACAGCCGTAATATCCTCCTGGAGGAGATCGGTCCGTCCGGTCAGGAAAAGCTTTTCTCGTCCTCGGCGCTCGTGGTCGGCGCCGGCGGCCTCGGCTCGCCCGCTCTTCTCTATCTCGCGTCGGCCGGAGTGGGCCGTATCGGAATCATCGACGGAGACAGGGTGGATCTGTCGAACCTGAACCGCCAGTGGATCCATCGGGAAACCGCGGTGGGGCGGGCGAAAACTGCATCAGCCGCGGAATCGTTGCGGGAGTTCCGATCCGATCTCCGGGTGGAAACGCATGAAGAGGCGTTGACGCCGGCGAACGCCCTGGACATTTTTACGCGCTACGACGTGGCTATCGACGGCAGCGACAATTTCCCGACGAAATACCTTTGCAACGACGCCGCCCTTCTTTCGAAGGTCCCCCTCGTCCACGCGGGAGCATTGAGGTTCGGCGGGCAGATCCTTTCCGTGATCCCCGGGCGCGGTCCGTGCCTTCGTTGCCTTCTCCCCGAAATACCTCCCCGCAAGGACGCGCCTAACTGCTCCGAATCGGGAATCCTCGGCGCGGCGGCGGGAGTCATCGGCTCCTGGCAGGCGGCGGAGGCGCTGAAAATCCTGCTCGGAATCGGCGACCCGCTGTCCGGAAGACTGCTGGTCATCGATACGCTCGAAGCGACCGTAACGAAACTTTCGGTGCACAGGGACCCGGCCTGTCCCTCCTGCGGCGATTCCCCCCGGATCCGCGCACCGCTTTCGGCACTTGACTACTCGCTGGAACGGAGCTGCGCGACATGAGCATGGCCGCAGAACGTAAAAACTCACGCGGGGTGATGCTGCTGTCGGGAGGACTGGACAGCACGCTCGCCGCGAAGATGATGGTCGACCAGGGAATCGAGCTGTTCGCGATCCATTTCACCTCGCCCTTCTGCACTTGCACGCGGGGCGCGGCATCGGCCGGTTGTCATTCACAGGCGCAGATTGCGGCTGCACGGATGGGGATGCCCGTACGTACCGTCTCCAAGGGTACGGAGTACATCGAAATCGTCAGGAACCCGAAGCATGGGCGCGGATCGGCCATGAACCCGTGCGTCGACTGCCGCATATTCACCTTCCGGAAAAGCCGGGAATACATGGAGGAGATCGGCGCATCGTTCCTCGTTACGGGCGAGGTCGTGGGACAGCGCCCGATGTCCCAGCGCTCCGACGCCATGCGGGTCATCGAGAAATACAGCGGATGTGCGGATATCGTCCTCCGCCCCTTGTCGGCCCGCCAACTGGAGCCGACTCTTCCGGAACGGGAAGGATGGGTCGACCGTGAGAAGCTCCTCGCGATCGTGGGCCGTTCCAGGAAGGAGCAAATCCGGCTCGCGGAGGAATGGCGCATCTCCGATTACCCCTGCCCGGCGGGAGGCTGCCTCCTGACCGACAAGACCTTTTCCATCAAGGTAAGGGACTTGCTCGAACACTCCCCTTCGCCGGACATGACTGACCTGAACCTGCTGAAGGTCGGGCGCCATTTCCGGATGCCCGGCGGAGAGAAGGTCATCGTGGGGAGGGACGAGGCGGAAAACCGGAAACTGGAAGCGCTCGGACGGGGGAAGCTGCGCGTCTACATCGCGGAAGGTTTCCCGGGGCCGTCCGTAGGGGTTAACGGCAAGGGCGGGGAAGCGCCCCTGGGCATTCTCTCCCGAATCTTCACGAGGTACTGCAAGCCGGGATCGCAGCCGCCATTCCGCGTGCGCGAAGTGGCAGGCGGAACTGAACGCGAGATATTCCTGCCCGCCGATCCCGACTTCTCCGGGATGGAAAATGCGCTCCTCTCCTGAAAATCCGCAGAAAGAGACCCCGGCCGGGACCCCGGAAGCGAAGTGGGAATCGCTGCTCGCATCTCTGCGGGAGATGGGCTCCGCAGTGATCGCCTTCAGCGGCGGCGTCGACAGCACGTTTCTCCTGCACGCCGCCCGCACCGCGCTCGGAAACCGCGTATTGGCCGTAACCGCCACTTCCCCGACTTACCCGAAATCGGAGCGGGACGAGGCGGAAAGGATCGCCCTGGAATGGGATGTCCCACATCGGTTCGTGGAATCGAACGAACTGGAGATACCCGGTTTTTCCTCCAACCCGCCGGACCGGTGCTACCACTGCAAGAAGGAACTGTTCGGGATCCTCGCCGGGATCGCGCGCGAGGAAGGGCTCGCCGTCGTTTGCGACGGCTCCAACACCGACGACCTGAACGACTACCGTCCCGGCCGCCGTGCCGCGAAGGAGCTGGGCGTCCGCAGCCCATTGCTGGAGAACGGGATCGGGAAGGAGGAGATCCGGACCTTAAGCCGCCGGTTCGACCTTCCGACCGCGTCGAAAGGGTCGTTCGCATGCCTCTCTTCCCGCTTCCCTTACGGGACCGGGATCACAGGTGAAGCGTTGCAACGCGTCGAGGCGTGCGAGGAGATCCTGCGCGGCTTCGGTTTCCGCCAGTTCCGCGTCCGTGTCCACGGGACGGTCGCCCGAATCGAGGTGGGAACGGACGAGATCCCTCGCCTGTTCGAGGAGAAAATATCTAACGCCGTACATGAGGGTTTCCGCCGGAACGGCTTCCTCTACGTCTCCGTGGACCTCAAAGGTTATCGTACCGGTTCTATGAACGAAGGCGGAATCGCAAGCGGCCAACTGCCCGATTCGGAACTCCTTTAACAAATACCAATTTCATTTCCCCCTGGCAATGGTCGCCGCCGTCGCCGCGGATCCGCATCGATGAATGGACTCCCCTTATTCCGGCAGGAGCAGTGAGTGACTGGTTCTGCGGCCACGGCAGTATTTGTTATATAACCAACCGAACCTAAAACAACTGTAACCTTATCAACTCCTTGCCTATCCACGTAGTGCACCGAGTCGTTTCTGGAATATACATACAAATTAAACTCGTTACCCTTTAAGGAGGAAGATGGAAGTTCTCAACGTAACGGCGCACCGGCCGGCGACAGGCGTGTCACGCCGCCCTGTAATCCGCTGGTGGCCGAATCAGGCTCTCGGCCGGAATGCCAAGTTCGCAGTGGAGTCGCCAGGCCATCTTCATCGTCAACGGACGCTTCCGGTTCAACACCTCGTACACGCGGTTGCGCCGGCCGATCATCGGCTCCAGGTCTTTGGGGGTTAGTCCCAGCTGCTCCATCCGGAACTTGATCGCCTCGACCGGATCGGGTAGCTCCAGCGGGTAATGCTTCCTCTCATACGCCTCGACCAGTGCGACCAGAACGTCGAGACGCTCCCCCTTCACGCTGTGCGGAGCGGCGTCCATGAGCGTCTCTATTTCTTTTAACGTCCGCCGGTAGTCCGCTTTGGTCCTGATAGGCCGGATGTCCATGGCTCCTTCTCCCTTCACACCGTTTGCGCGTCGATCGCGTCGTACTGTGCGTGCGTCCCGATGAACCGTACATAGACGATCCGGTACGGGTAGTTGATCCAGACAACGACCCGGTACTTGTTACCGGCGATGTTGAAGACGACCCGCCCGCTCTTGAGGATGCTCGCCTTCGCGAAGTCCCTCTTCACGTCCGCCGGGGAAGCCCAGTCCGCCTTCAGGACATGCCGGTACCACGCCAAGGCCGGCTCTCGGGCGTCCATGAAGGCCGGGGCATCGTCCCAGAACTTCTTCAGCGTCGAGAGAGCGATGACCCGCATGAACGGAGTATAGTCCCATTTTGGGACTTACGCAAGAAGGCTGCGCAGAAGGCTGCGCGGGCCCCGCGCGCAGTATGCGGAGCCCCCCGACAGAGGGGCCTTATCCCGCATTTCTCACCACGGTTCGTCGCGAGGCGGTGGAGACGGGTATGGCTACAAGGCGTCGCGACCGAGGGTGACGCAGGCGTAGTTGACACTACGTCGAGGAGCCCGACCGAGCGCAACGCAGTAGACATGGCCGGATCCGCAGCAGCAGCAGAAGCGTGGTGAGAATTGCGGGTTAAGCGCGAGCACGGAGACCGGTGCTGCGCACGGCGAAGCACGCGGCGTTGGCGTAGTCTGTTCTGAAGCATCGCCCGCCCTGGATGATCGCGGGATCAACTGTGTTATTGCCAGCCCGGTTCCCGTTAGTGACGTTCTGGGTGAATGTCCCATCCAGAGAAAGAAACGAAAAAGATTGGTTATGGGG
The genomic region above belongs to Deltaproteobacteria bacterium and contains:
- a CDS encoding HesA/MoeB/ThiF family protein, translating into MAWTDQDILRYSRNILLEEIGPSGQEKLFSSSALVVGAGGLGSPALLYLASAGVGRIGIIDGDRVDLSNLNRQWIHRETAVGRAKTASAAESLREFRSDLRVETHEEALTPANALDIFTRYDVAIDGSDNFPTKYLCNDAALLSKVPLVHAGALRFGGQILSVIPGRGPCLRCLLPEIPPRKDAPNCSESGILGAAAGVIGSWQAAEALKILLGIGDPLSGRLLVIDTLEATVTKLSVHRDPACPSCGDSPRIRAPLSALDYSLERSCAT
- the larE gene encoding ATP-dependent sacrificial sulfur transferase LarE, which encodes MRSSPENPQKETPAGTPEAKWESLLASLREMGSAVIAFSGGVDSTFLLHAARTALGNRVLAVTATSPTYPKSERDEAERIALEWDVPHRFVESNELEIPGFSSNPPDRCYHCKKELFGILAGIAREEGLAVVCDGSNTDDLNDYRPGRRAAKELGVRSPLLENGIGKEEIRTLSRRFDLPTASKGSFACLSSRFPYGTGITGEALQRVEACEEILRGFGFRQFRVRVHGTVARIEVGTDEIPRLFEEKISNAVHEGFRRNGFLYVSVDLKGYRTGSMNEGGIASGQLPDSELL
- a CDS encoding transcriptional regulator; the encoded protein is MDIRPIRTKADYRRTLKEIETLMDAAPHSVKGERLDVLVALVEAYERKHYPLELPDPVEAIKFRMEQLGLTPKDLEPMIGRRNRVYEVLNRKRPLTMKMAWRLHCELGIPAESLIRPPADYRAA
- a CDS encoding type II toxin-antitoxin system HigB family toxin — encoded protein: MRVIALSTLKKFWDDAPAFMDAREPALAWYRHVLKADWASPADVKRDFAKASILKSGRVVFNIAGNKYRVVVWINYPYRIVYVRFIGTHAQYDAIDAQTV